Proteins encoded together in one Paramagnetospirillum magnetotacticum MS-1 window:
- a CDS encoding ABC transporter ATP-binding protein: MAQAAVKREANAPWNDPQAVPLIRFEGISKRFGDFTAVEHVDLAIHKGEFFSLLGASGCGKTTLLRMLAGFETPTTGRILIDGQDVTAVPPYERPVNMMFQSYALFPHMSVADNIAFGLKQDGLPKAVIRDKVAASLDLVQMSRFSGRKPHQLSGGQRQRVALARCLAKEPKVVLLDEPLAALDKKLREATQLELVNIQDRVGITFVMVTHDQGEAMTMSSRIGVMNAGRIEQVGSPVEIYEYPGTRFVADFIGAANMFEGTAKGGEGAVSVTCPELEHDLAVQGAPKLAAGAAVTVMVRPEKMGIGRDKPQSGQNWAEGVVSDIAYLGDVSIYHVRLASGRKVQALRTNLHHGEDSRLTWDDPVFLAWHPADSLVLTK; this comes from the coding sequence ATGGCGCAGGCGGCGGTCAAGCGGGAGGCCAATGCTCCCTGGAACGATCCCCAGGCGGTGCCGCTGATCCGCTTCGAGGGGATTTCCAAGCGGTTCGGGGATTTCACCGCCGTGGAGCATGTGGATCTCGCCATTCACAAGGGCGAGTTTTTCTCGCTGCTCGGCGCCTCGGGCTGCGGCAAGACCACGCTGTTGCGCATGCTGGCCGGGTTCGAGACGCCGACGACGGGGCGCATCCTCATCGATGGCCAAGACGTCACGGCTGTGCCGCCCTATGAGCGGCCGGTGAACATGATGTTCCAGTCCTATGCCCTGTTCCCCCATATGAGCGTGGCCGACAATATCGCCTTTGGCCTGAAGCAGGATGGGTTGCCCAAGGCGGTCATCAGGGACAAGGTGGCCGCCAGCCTGGACCTCGTTCAGATGAGCCGTTTCTCGGGGCGCAAGCCGCACCAGTTGTCGGGCGGCCAGCGCCAGCGCGTGGCGCTCGCCCGCTGCCTCGCCAAGGAGCCCAAGGTGGTCCTGCTGGACGAGCCCTTGGCGGCCCTGGACAAGAAGCTGCGCGAGGCCACTCAGCTGGAACTGGTCAATATCCAGGACCGGGTCGGCATCACCTTCGTCATGGTCACCCACGACCAGGGCGAAGCCATGACCATGTCGAGCCGCATCGGCGTCATGAATGCCGGGCGTATCGAGCAGGTGGGCAGCCCGGTGGAGATCTATGAATATCCCGGCACCCGCTTCGTCGCCGATTTCATTGGCGCCGCCAATATGTTCGAGGGGACAGCCAAGGGTGGCGAGGGGGCTGTGTCCGTGACCTGCCCCGAGCTGGAACACGACCTAGCCGTCCAGGGCGCGCCTAAGTTGGCGGCGGGCGCGGCGGTTACCGTCATGGTGCGCCCGGAAAAGATGGGCATCGGGCGCGACAAGCCCCAATCGGGCCAGAACTGGGCCGAGGGCGTGGTCAGCGACATCGCCTATCTGGGCGACGTCTCCATCTACCATGTGCGCCTCGCCTCGGGCCGCAAGGTGCAGGCCCTGCGCACCAATCTGCATCACGGCGAGGACAGCCGCCTGACCTGGGACGATCCTGTGTTCCTGGCTTGGCATCCCGCAGATTCCCTGGTGCTCACCAAATGA
- a CDS encoding polyamine ABC transporter substrate-binding protein, translating to MRVSLTAVALSLIAAVASSVPGAQAAEDKVLNVYNWSDYIAPDTLEKFTAQTGIKVNYDVYDSNEVLQAKLQAGKSGYDVVFPSASPFLANQIKAGIYQKLDRTKLSNYGNLDAQVMVTLGRSADPGNLYAIPYAISASGYAYNVDKVAKAAPGMPLDSWSALFDPAQVSKLKGCGVSLLDAPTEVFPAALVYLGKNGASLESADLKAAAEAVTKIRPSIKYFHSSKFINDLANGDICMAHGYVGDLVQARNRAAEAGKGVKVKVVIPKEGAVVNIDSMVIPADAPHPDNAHKFIDFLMKPEVAAGFTNTTGYANPISGSKHLVNKDIQSDPVIFPPEAVVAKEFQVPPAEMAKERERTRLWTTVKTGR from the coding sequence ATGCGCGTTTCCTTGACGGCTGTCGCTTTGTCGCTGATTGCTGCGGTTGCGTCTTCAGTTCCTGGTGCCCAGGCGGCGGAAGACAAGGTGCTGAACGTCTACAACTGGTCGGACTATATCGCGCCCGATACGCTGGAGAAGTTCACCGCCCAGACCGGCATCAAGGTCAATTACGACGTTTACGACAGCAACGAAGTGCTTCAGGCCAAGCTGCAGGCGGGCAAGTCGGGCTATGACGTGGTGTTCCCCTCGGCGTCCCCATTCCTGGCCAATCAGATCAAGGCGGGCATTTATCAGAAGCTGGACCGCACCAAGTTGTCCAATTACGGCAATCTGGACGCCCAGGTGATGGTGACGCTGGGCCGCTCCGCCGATCCGGGCAATCTCTACGCCATTCCCTATGCCATCTCGGCCAGCGGCTATGCCTATAACGTGGACAAGGTCGCCAAGGCGGCGCCGGGCATGCCCCTGGACAGTTGGTCGGCCCTGTTCGATCCGGCCCAGGTCTCCAAGCTGAAGGGCTGCGGTGTCAGCCTGCTGGACGCGCCCACCGAGGTTTTCCCCGCCGCCCTGGTTTATCTGGGTAAGAACGGCGCCTCGCTCGAATCCGCCGATCTCAAGGCGGCGGCCGAGGCGGTGACCAAGATCCGTCCCAGCATCAAGTATTTCCATTCGTCCAAATTCATCAACGATCTGGCCAATGGCGACATCTGCATGGCGCACGGCTATGTGGGCGATCTGGTCCAGGCGCGCAACCGCGCCGCCGAAGCGGGCAAGGGCGTCAAGGTCAAGGTGGTCATCCCCAAGGAAGGCGCCGTGGTCAATATCGATTCCATGGTCATTCCCGCCGATGCCCCCCATCCCGACAACGCGCATAAGTTCATCGATTTCCTGATGAAGCCGGAAGTGGCGGCGGGCTTCACCAATACCACCGGCTATGCCAATCCCATCTCGGGCTCCAAGCATCTGGTCAACAAGGACATCCAAAGCGATCCGGTGATCTTCCCGCCCGAGGCCGTGGTGGCCAAGGAGTTCCAGGTTCCGCCCGCCGAGATGGCCAAGGAGCGCGAGCGCACCCGGTTGTGGACCACCGTCAAGACGGGCCGCTAA
- a CDS encoding cache domain-containing protein, with product MIRSRLFFRLFSAILAAVALFAAAIYAFSVPLIEEKAYEIELNASRTILDNVFVMTGKIDVSLEDRRAMTVESYKAQLKNVVSLAASYLEHVFARADRGEISEAEARRLAFDGLRAFKWGNNDYIWVTDYNSVIRSHPDPEFQGRDASRVQGSDGRAILPTIIAIARNKGEGFHTYPWQRLGESKTSEKLSYFIDMPNRGLVIGTGAYLDDIDREVERRKAEAVEDLRQALRNIRIARTGYVYIFDAAKTMIIHPNANIEGQAFGTRVDPATGRRIADELMEAADSDRPLTYLWDKPSDPGNYAYEKISWVRHFKGFDWYIASSVYVDELKRSSAVLGNRLVTIALAFLVVAAALGYLAVDWLTRPLNRLAETAEQVQAGNLDAQSGIRRDDEIGLLAEALDGMVRRVKDDILTLDSRVQERTMELEEAETRRRLILDAIPAAIAYLGRDEVIRFVNRGWADLVRQDTANLIGSSLRSAIGRFAHNAIQPHMERTWAGEEVSFEYSFPHPDGHVVTTKNILIPQLAANGTVSAMFVLALDITAEKATEGQLMEAQRMKAVGQLSGGLAHDFNNLLSVILGNLAAARDRYGEVEGLDSYLEPAVRASRRGADITSRLLAFSRQQPLKPQPVDVSALVREVSVLLSRSLPSSVTITIPDEGGECWAIADANQLENALINLALNARDAMPDGGRLEMDVRLRTVTDPLTFDEKVEPDDYLEIRVSDSGEGFALEAMTRAFEPFFTTKRLGSGLGLSMVYGFVKQSKGYIALDSRLGVGSTVTILLPRAAPVALEAEEDSTPLSPSRWQGQLALIAEDDADVRAVLRGQLVDLGFSVVEAESGDEAADLFGQIEGLSLVVSDIVMPGMSGIELAERIRAERPAIRVILISGFSFDTSPEADDLVILRKPWDRSDLAAAVARTTEPSDAA from the coding sequence ATGATCCGCTCGCGCCTGTTCTTCCGGCTGTTCTCGGCCATTCTCGCCGCCGTGGCCCTGTTCGCGGCGGCCATCTACGCCTTTTCGGTGCCGCTGATCGAGGAGAAGGCCTACGAGATCGAGCTGAACGCCAGCCGGACCATCCTCGACAATGTCTTCGTCATGACTGGCAAGATCGATGTCAGCCTGGAAGACCGCCGGGCCATGACGGTGGAATCCTACAAGGCGCAGCTCAAAAACGTGGTCTCCCTGGCCGCGTCCTATCTGGAACACGTCTTCGCCCGCGCCGACCGGGGCGAGATCAGCGAGGCCGAAGCCCGCCGCCTGGCCTTCGACGGCTTGCGCGCCTTCAAATGGGGCAATAACGATTATATCTGGGTGACCGACTACAATTCGGTGATCCGCTCCCATCCCGACCCCGAATTCCAGGGCCGCGACGCCTCGCGGGTTCAGGGCTCGGACGGACGCGCCATCCTGCCCACCATCATCGCCATCGCCCGCAACAAGGGCGAGGGCTTCCATACCTATCCCTGGCAGCGCCTGGGTGAGAGCAAGACCAGCGAGAAGCTTTCCTATTTCATCGACATGCCCAATCGCGGTCTGGTGATCGGCACCGGAGCCTATCTGGACGACATCGACCGCGAGGTGGAGCGCCGCAAGGCCGAGGCCGTCGAGGACCTGCGCCAGGCGCTGCGCAATATCCGCATCGCGCGCACCGGCTACGTCTATATCTTCGACGCGGCCAAAACCATGATCATCCACCCCAACGCCAATATCGAGGGTCAAGCTTTTGGCACCCGTGTCGATCCGGCCACGGGTCGGCGTATCGCCGATGAATTGATGGAAGCCGCCGACAGTGACCGCCCGCTGACCTATCTGTGGGACAAGCCGTCGGATCCGGGCAATTACGCCTATGAGAAGATTTCCTGGGTGCGCCACTTCAAGGGCTTTGACTGGTATATCGCCTCCTCGGTCTATGTGGACGAGTTGAAACGCTCCTCGGCGGTGTTGGGCAACCGACTGGTGACCATCGCCCTGGCCTTCCTGGTGGTTGCGGCCGCGCTGGGCTATCTGGCGGTGGACTGGCTGACCCGGCCCCTCAACCGTCTGGCCGAAACCGCAGAACAGGTCCAAGCCGGGAATCTGGACGCCCAAAGCGGCATCCGCCGCGATGACGAGATCGGCCTTCTGGCCGAGGCCCTGGACGGCATGGTCCGCCGGGTCAAGGACGATATCCTGACGCTCGATTCCCGCGTGCAGGAACGCACCATGGAACTGGAAGAGGCCGAGACCCGCCGCCGCCTGATTCTCGACGCCATTCCTGCCGCCATCGCCTATCTGGGCCGAGACGAGGTCATCCGCTTCGTCAACCGGGGCTGGGCGGATCTGGTGCGCCAAGATACGGCCAACCTGATCGGCAGCAGCCTTCGGTCAGCCATCGGGCGCTTTGCCCACAATGCCATCCAGCCGCATATGGAGCGCACCTGGGCGGGCGAGGAAGTGAGTTTCGAATACAGCTTCCCCCATCCCGACGGGCATGTGGTCACCACCAAGAACATCCTGATTCCGCAACTGGCGGCCAATGGAACGGTGAGTGCCATGTTCGTTCTGGCGCTCGACATCACGGCGGAAAAGGCCACTGAAGGCCAGTTGATGGAGGCCCAGCGCATGAAGGCGGTGGGCCAGTTGTCGGGTGGCTTGGCCCATGACTTCAACAATCTGCTCTCAGTCATCTTGGGCAATCTGGCGGCGGCGCGCGACCGATATGGAGAGGTCGAGGGGCTGGATTCCTATCTGGAACCGGCGGTGCGCGCCAGCCGCCGTGGCGCCGACATCACGTCGCGCCTGCTGGCCTTCTCGCGCCAGCAGCCCTTGAAGCCGCAACCCGTGGATGTTTCCGCCCTGGTGCGCGAAGTCTCGGTGCTGCTGTCGCGCTCACTGCCGTCTTCGGTCACCATCACCATTCCCGACGAGGGCGGCGAATGCTGGGCCATCGCCGATGCCAACCAGTTGGAGAACGCCCTGATCAACCTGGCGCTCAATGCCAGGGACGCCATGCCCGATGGCGGGCGCCTGGAAATGGATGTGCGCCTCCGGACCGTGACCGATCCCCTGACCTTCGACGAGAAGGTGGAGCCCGACGATTACCTGGAAATCCGCGTGTCGGACAGCGGCGAGGGCTTTGCTCTCGAAGCCATGACCCGGGCCTTCGAGCCCTTCTTCACCACCAAGCGCCTGGGCTCGGGCCTGGGTCTGTCCATGGTCTACGGCTTCGTGAAACAGTCCAAGGGCTATATCGCCCTGGACAGCCGTTTGGGTGTCGGCTCCACCGTCACCATCTTGCTGCCCCGCGCCGCCCCGGTGGCCTTGGAGGCGGAGGAGGATTCCACGCCGCTTTCACCATCGCGCTGGCAAGGGCAACTAGCCCTCATCGCCGAGGACGATGCCGATGTGCGCGCCGTGCTGCGCGGCCAGTTGGTGGATCTGGGCTTCTCGGTGGTCGAAGCGGAAAGCGGCGACGAGGCCGCCGATCTGTTCGGCCAGATCGAGGGCCTGTCCCTGGTGGTCTCCGACATCGTCATGCCCGGCATGAGCGGTATCGAACTGGCCGAGCGCATCCGGGCCGAGCGCCCCGCCATCCGCGTGATTCTCATCAGCGGATTCTCCTTCGACACTAGCCCCGAGGCCGATGATCTGGTCATATTGCGAAAACCATGGGACAGATCCGATCTCGCCGCCGCCGTAGCCCGGACGACGGAGCCTTCGGACGCGGCGTGA
- a CDS encoding response regulator transcription factor: MSGKKRIYVIDDEPDIRALLRQVLEGYGYQVTPLASGALARQAIRREPPDLCIVDLGLPDMDGLTLVRELWEDVRFGVIILTGRGGVSDRVLGLELGADDYIVKPFEPRELVARVNSVIRRRDQLAATSGPITTRAAFGEWIYDSGDLSLTHADGRQETLTAAEAVLLTALLRAPKRVLSREQLQGAEPEKDDFAFDRAIDVRISRIRKKIEADPKFPRLIKTVYGAGYLFATDVRWE, encoded by the coding sequence ATGAGCGGCAAGAAGCGCATCTACGTCATCGATGACGAGCCCGATATCCGCGCCTTGCTGCGCCAAGTGCTGGAGGGCTACGGCTATCAGGTGACGCCCCTGGCCAGTGGAGCCCTGGCCCGCCAGGCCATCCGCCGCGAGCCGCCCGATCTGTGCATCGTCGATCTCGGCCTGCCCGACATGGATGGCCTCACCCTGGTCCGGGAATTGTGGGAGGACGTGCGCTTCGGGGTGATCATCCTGACGGGGCGCGGCGGGGTTTCTGACCGGGTTCTGGGGCTGGAACTGGGCGCCGACGACTATATCGTCAAGCCCTTCGAGCCGCGCGAACTGGTGGCCCGCGTCAATTCGGTCATCCGCCGCCGCGATCAACTGGCCGCCACCAGCGGCCCCATCACCACGCGGGCGGCCTTCGGCGAGTGGATCTATGATTCCGGCGATCTCAGCCTCACCCATGCCGATGGACGCCAAGAGACGCTCACCGCCGCCGAGGCCGTGCTGCTCACCGCACTCCTGCGCGCGCCCAAGCGCGTTCTGTCGCGCGAGCAATTGCAAGGGGCCGAGCCGGAAAAGGACGATTTCGCCTTCGACCGCGCCATCGATGTGCGCATCTCGCGCATCAGGAAGAAGATCGAAGCCGATCCGAAATTCCCCCGCCTGATCAAGACGGTCTATGGCGCAGGCTATCTCTTCGCCACCGATGTGCGGTGGGAGTAG
- a CDS encoding cation acetate symporter: MSKSLISLAVAALLVAAPALAGPGDLGGSEKQPVNVTAIAMFFAFVMGTLGITYWASKRTKSAADFYTAGGGITGFQNGLAIAGDYMSAATLLGLSSMVFATGFDGFIYTISFFVGWPIILFLLAERLRNLGRYTFADIASYRLDQSKVRTFAAMGSLTVVCFYLIVQMVGAGQLIKLLFGLDYAVAVIIVGVLMVVYVTFGGMIATTWVQIIKACLLLGGGVLLCVLALSKFGFSLETLAAKAVSSHKAGVKIMGPGTLLADPVSAVSLSLGLVFGTAALPHILMRFFTVPNAKEARKSVFVASGFIGFFFLVVCILGLAAVSIVGTDPQFFEGGKVGGKLLGGGNMPVMHLAKALGGDIFLGFLSAVAFATILAVVSGLALAGASAIAHDIYARVIRKGHATEAEEMRVSKLASLVLGVIAVILGIMFEKQNVAFLVGLTFGIAASANFPVLFLSMYWKGLTTKGALWGGIAGLVSAVACVVLSKAVWVVVLNNPAPIFPYEHPALFSMTLAFAVTILVSKLDKSATAEAEKALFEDQYVRAQTGIGAASASNH; the protein is encoded by the coding sequence ATGAGCAAGTCCCTGATTTCCCTCGCCGTGGCGGCCCTGCTGGTCGCCGCGCCCGCCCTGGCCGGTCCCGGCGATCTCGGCGGCTCCGAGAAGCAGCCAGTGAACGTCACCGCCATCGCCATGTTCTTCGCCTTCGTCATGGGCACGCTGGGCATTACCTATTGGGCCTCCAAGCGCACCAAGTCGGCCGCCGACTTCTATACGGCGGGCGGCGGCATCACCGGCTTCCAGAATGGTCTGGCCATTGCGGGCGACTATATGTCGGCGGCCACTCTGCTGGGCCTGTCCTCCATGGTGTTCGCCACCGGCTTCGACGGCTTCATCTACACCATCAGCTTCTTCGTCGGCTGGCCCATCATCCTGTTCCTGCTGGCCGAGCGCCTCAGGAATCTGGGCCGTTATACCTTCGCCGACATCGCGTCCTACCGCCTGGACCAGTCCAAGGTGCGCACCTTCGCGGCCATGGGGTCGCTCACCGTGGTGTGCTTCTATCTGATCGTCCAGATGGTCGGCGCCGGTCAGCTGATCAAGCTGCTGTTCGGCCTCGACTATGCCGTGGCGGTGATCATCGTCGGCGTGCTGATGGTGGTCTATGTCACCTTCGGCGGCATGATCGCCACCACCTGGGTGCAGATCATCAAGGCCTGTCTTCTTCTGGGCGGCGGCGTCCTGCTCTGCGTCCTGGCTCTGTCCAAGTTCGGCTTCAGCCTGGAAACCCTGGCCGCCAAGGCGGTCTCGTCCCACAAGGCGGGCGTCAAGATCATGGGGCCGGGCACTCTGCTGGCCGATCCGGTCTCGGCGGTGTCGCTGTCGCTGGGTCTGGTGTTCGGCACCGCCGCGCTGCCGCACATCCTGATGCGTTTCTTCACCGTTCCCAACGCCAAGGAAGCGCGCAAGAGCGTGTTCGTGGCGTCGGGCTTCATCGGCTTCTTCTTCCTGGTGGTCTGCATCCTGGGCCTCGCCGCGGTCAGCATCGTCGGCACCGATCCGCAGTTCTTCGAAGGCGGCAAGGTGGGCGGCAAGCTGCTGGGCGGCGGCAATATGCCGGTGATGCATCTGGCCAAGGCCCTGGGCGGCGACATCTTCCTGGGCTTCCTGTCGGCGGTGGCCTTCGCCACCATCTTAGCCGTGGTCTCGGGTCTGGCCCTGGCCGGCGCCTCGGCCATCGCCCACGACATCTATGCCCGCGTCATCCGCAAGGGCCACGCCACCGAGGCCGAGGAGATGCGCGTCTCCAAGCTGGCTTCCCTGGTGCTGGGCGTCATCGCCGTGATCTTAGGGATCATGTTCGAGAAGCAGAACGTCGCTTTCCTGGTGGGCCTCACCTTCGGCATCGCGGCCTCGGCCAACTTCCCGGTGCTGTTCCTCTCCATGTACTGGAAGGGCCTGACCACCAAGGGCGCCTTGTGGGGCGGCATCGCCGGTCTGGTGTCGGCGGTGGCCTGCGTGGTGCTGTCCAAGGCCGTGTGGGTGGTGGTGCTGAACAATCCGGCGCCCATCTTCCCCTACGAGCATCCGGCCCTGTTCTCCATGACCCTGGCCTTTGCCGTCACCATCTTGGTCTCCAAGCTGGACAAGAGCGCGACCGCCGAGGCGGAGAAGGCTCTGTTCGAGGACCAGTATGTCCGCGCCCAGACGGGAATCGGTGCTGCATCGGCCTCCAATCACTAG
- a CDS encoding DUF485 domain-containing protein, producing MSDSDTYARVRQNPKFHELVKKRTRLAVTLSVIVLGSYYCFMMIVAFAPEILRTPLSEGSNLTVGVPVGAAIIVVSWLLTGLYSHFANGEFEELNKDVVREVLE from the coding sequence ATGTCTGATTCAGACACCTATGCGCGGGTTCGCCAGAACCCGAAATTCCACGAACTGGTCAAGAAGCGCACGCGGCTGGCCGTCACTTTGTCGGTGATCGTGCTGGGCTCTTATTACTGCTTCATGATGATCGTCGCCTTCGCGCCGGAGATCCTGCGCACGCCGCTGTCCGAGGGCTCGAACCTCACCGTGGGCGTGCCGGTGGGCGCCGCCATCATCGTGGTGTCGTGGCTGTTGACCGGTCTTTACTCCCACTTCGCCAATGGCGAGTTCGAGGAGCTGAACAAGGACGTGGTGCGCGAGGTGCTGGAATGA